In a genomic window of Flavobacterium crassostreae:
- a CDS encoding proton-conducting transporter membrane subunit, translated as MPSKNLSQQLTNRIINYLLWFFFLLNSIYLVYAYPFIPELQLGNILKINGFTLLIWNLVTFFSALLSTYAIQYLKGFKYHTKFSLLCLGFTITIMIFVMANNVFLLLAMWMAMGIFMSQLIGSDSRWEEAKEASRFALKYFVSGSIFLSIGVLLLAFQLQDFTLSGITSQINTVPQQRTFFAALCIIMAALIQSAIYPFHRWLLSAMTAPTPASALMHAGFVNGSGILLTLFSTVLVASNTLSILFVIGGLTAVLAQFTKLLQVNVKQRLACSTIAQMGFMIMQCGLGFFNAAVVHLILHGFYKAQLFLSANEEIGMVKPTKPKNIKTKPWQALLVLLFGMIGAYLFNILTGKVIAVNSGIFLTLIVAITVGQVTHTILKEKSLSSLQKIYLPILLFSIGIVSYALVYNCITSLMQSMPMIAAPQSLTTIEIGFGVVFLVGFFIMKLGIYRKYPHLYMTLLNLSQPAKRTILLSKSK; from the coding sequence ATGCCATCAAAAAATCTATCGCAACAATTGACCAACCGGATTATAAACTATCTTCTATGGTTTTTTTTCTTACTAAACAGTATTTATCTAGTCTACGCCTATCCATTTATACCCGAACTACAGCTAGGAAACATACTTAAAATCAACGGATTTACCTTGTTGATCTGGAATTTGGTAACTTTTTTTAGTGCTCTACTGAGTACTTATGCAATCCAGTATTTAAAAGGGTTTAAATACCACACCAAATTCTCTTTGCTTTGCCTTGGTTTTACAATTACTATCATGATTTTTGTGATGGCAAACAATGTGTTCTTGTTATTGGCCATGTGGATGGCTATGGGAATTTTTATGTCGCAATTAATAGGTAGTGATTCTCGATGGGAAGAAGCCAAAGAAGCTTCACGATTTGCTTTGAAGTATTTTGTTTCCGGAAGTATTTTTTTGAGTATAGGGGTTTTGTTGCTTGCTTTTCAGCTCCAAGATTTCACACTAAGTGGGATCACTTCTCAAATAAATACGGTCCCTCAGCAGAGGACTTTTTTTGCAGCATTGTGCATTATCATGGCGGCACTCATACAGTCCGCTATTTATCCGTTCCACCGTTGGTTACTTTCGGCCATGACAGCGCCTACACCAGCTTCTGCTTTGATGCATGCAGGATTTGTAAATGGATCTGGAATTTTACTAACGTTATTCTCAACAGTTTTAGTGGCTTCAAACACGCTTAGCATTCTTTTTGTCATTGGAGGATTGACTGCAGTACTTGCCCAATTTACCAAATTACTTCAGGTAAATGTGAAACAAAGATTGGCTTGTTCAACCATTGCACAAATGGGTTTTATGATTATGCAATGTGGACTTGGTTTTTTTAATGCTGCGGTAGTGCATTTAATTCTTCATGGGTTTTATAAAGCACAGCTTTTTTTATCTGCAAATGAAGAGATTGGGATGGTAAAACCGACCAAGCCAAAAAATATTAAAACCAAACCTTGGCAAGCACTACTGGTTTTACTTTTTGGAATGATAGGCGCGTATCTTTTCAATATTCTGACCGGTAAAGTAATAGCTGTTAATAGCGGCATCTTCTTGACTTTGATTGTTGCCATTACGGTTGGACAAGTAACGCATACTATTCTAAAAGAAAAAAGCCTTAGTTCTTTGCAAAAAATCTATTTGCCGATACTTTTATTTAGCATCGGAATAGTCTCCTACGCATTGGTGTACAACTGCATAACTAGTTTGATGCAAAGCATGCCGATGATTGCTGCCCCACAATCGCTAACAACAATAGAAATTGGATTTGGAGTCGTATTTCTTGTAGGTTTCTTTATCATGAAATTAGGAATATATCGCAAATACCCGCACCTATACATGACGTTACTAAACCTCTCACAACCTGCCAAAAGAACTATTTTGCTATCTAAATCCAAATAA
- the leuC gene encoding 3-isopropylmalate dehydratase large subunit yields the protein MSKTLFDKVWDAHVVRKIEDGPDVFFIDRHFIHEVTSPVAFLGLKNRGVSVLYPERTFATADHNTPTINQHLPVEDALSANQLKALEDNAAEYGISHWGLGDPKNGIVHVIGPENGITLPGATIVCGDSHTSTHGAFGAIAFGIGTSEVEMVLATQCIMQPKPKKMRINVNGALSKGVSPKDVALHIIAQSTTSGGTGYFVEYAGDVFTNMSMEGRMTVCNMSIEMGARGGIIAPDQKTFDFLEGRLYAPKGEEWTKAVAYWKTLKTDPDAVFDAEINIDAATIEPMITYGTNPGMGIGISKKIPNANQVQGGAASYKKSLAYMGFEEEDTMIGKPIDFVFLGSCTNGRIEDFRAFTEIVKGRKKAANVTAWLVPGSHVVEAQIKEEGLLDTLTEAGFVLRQPGCSACLAMNDDKVPAGKYAVSTSNRNFEGRQGPGSRTLLASPIMAAAAAVTGKLTDPRELF from the coding sequence ATGAGTAAGACATTATTTGACAAAGTATGGGATGCACACGTGGTACGCAAAATTGAAGATGGACCGGATGTGTTTTTTATTGATCGTCATTTCATACACGAAGTTACTAGTCCTGTTGCCTTTTTGGGATTAAAAAATAGAGGTGTTTCTGTTTTATACCCAGAACGCACCTTTGCCACAGCAGATCACAATACCCCTACAATTAACCAACATTTGCCAGTTGAAGATGCTTTATCGGCAAATCAATTGAAAGCTCTAGAAGATAATGCTGCAGAATACGGTATTTCGCACTGGGGATTAGGGGATCCTAAAAACGGAATCGTGCATGTAATAGGTCCTGAAAATGGGATTACCTTACCGGGTGCTACTATTGTTTGTGGAGATTCACATACTTCAACGCATGGTGCTTTTGGAGCAATTGCTTTTGGAATTGGAACCTCTGAGGTGGAGATGGTTTTAGCTACACAGTGTATCATGCAACCAAAACCTAAGAAAATGCGCATCAATGTTAATGGTGCTCTTAGTAAAGGTGTAAGCCCGAAAGATGTAGCCTTACACATAATTGCACAGTCTACCACCTCTGGGGGCACAGGATATTTTGTTGAATATGCTGGAGATGTTTTTACCAACATGAGTATGGAAGGCCGTATGACGGTTTGCAATATGAGTATCGAAATGGGTGCTCGTGGAGGAATAATTGCTCCGGACCAAAAAACATTCGATTTCCTTGAAGGTAGATTATATGCTCCAAAAGGAGAAGAATGGACTAAAGCAGTTGCTTATTGGAAAACATTAAAAACAGATCCAGATGCCGTTTTTGATGCCGAAATAAACATCGATGCCGCAACTATTGAGCCAATGATCACCTACGGAACCAATCCTGGAATGGGAATTGGTATTTCTAAAAAAATCCCGAACGCTAATCAAGTTCAAGGCGGTGCAGCAAGTTATAAAAAATCCCTAGCTTATATGGGCTTTGAAGAAGAAGACACCATGATAGGAAAACCAATTGACTTTGTTTTCTTAGGTAGTTGCACCAACGGACGTATTGAAGATTTTAGAGCCTTTACCGAAATTGTAAAAGGGCGTAAAAAAGCTGCTAACGTTACGGCTTGGTTAGTTCCTGGCTCTCATGTTGTTGAAGCACAAATTAAAGAAGAGGGTTTATTAGACACCTTAACCGAAGCCGGTTTTGTATTGCGTCAACCCGGATGTTCTGCTTGTTTGGCAATGAATGATGACAAAGTTCCTGCCGGAAAATATGCCGTTAGTACCTCCAACAGAAACTTTGAAGGACGCCAAGGTCCAGGTTCTAGAACCCTGTTAGCCTCGCCAATTATGGCAGCAGCAGCAGCAGTTACCGGAAAACTAACCGATCCGCGAGAGCTTTTTTAA
- the leuD gene encoding 3-isopropylmalate dehydratase small subunit: protein MAYDKFNILTSSAVPLPIENIDTDQIIPARFLKATKREAFGDNLFRDWRYHTDNTLKKDFVLNDATYSGKILVGGKNFGSGSSREHAAWAVYDYGFRVVVSSFFADIFKGNCLNVGVLPVQISPEFAQNIFNAIEADPKTELEINLPEQTITLKATGQKESFAINGYKKNNMLHGFDDIDYLQNIKEDIVTFAEKQLI from the coding sequence ATGGCATACGACAAATTTAACATCCTTACCAGTAGTGCAGTGCCACTACCGATAGAAAATATAGACACAGACCAAATAATTCCTGCCCGTTTTTTAAAAGCCACAAAACGAGAAGCCTTTGGAGACAACCTCTTTAGAGACTGGCGCTACCATACAGACAACACTCTCAAAAAAGATTTTGTTCTAAACGATGCTACCTATAGCGGCAAAATATTAGTGGGCGGAAAAAACTTTGGCTCCGGCTCTTCTAGAGAACACGCAGCTTGGGCGGTCTATGATTATGGCTTTCGGGTAGTTGTGTCTAGTTTTTTTGCAGACATTTTTAAAGGAAATTGTTTGAACGTAGGAGTATTACCCGTACAAATAAGTCCCGAGTTTGCACAAAACATTTTCAATGCTATTGAGGCAGATCCAAAAACAGAATTAGAAATTAATCTTCCCGAACAAACCATTACCCTTAAGGCTACGGGCCAAAAAGAATCTTTTGCCATCAACGGCTACAAAAAGAACAATATGTTGCATGGCTTTGATGACATTGACTATTTACAAAACATTAAAGAAGACATTGTCACTTTTGCTGAAAAGCAACTTATTTAA
- a CDS encoding alpha-isopropylmalate synthase regulatory domain-containing protein, which translates to MEKRKIEIMDTTLRDGEQTSGVSFSAAEKLTIAQLLLEELNVDRIEIASARVSEGEFQGVKGIMSWAKEKGYTNRVEVLTFVDGGLSIEWMKKSGAKVQNLLTKGSLNHLTHQLKKTPEQHFYEIAKTISLAKENNIETNVYLEDWSNGMRNSPEYVFQYLDFIVTQPVKRVLLPDTLGVLIPEHTFEYLSKITTKYPGIHFDFHAHNDYDLSIANVMEALKAGVHGLHVTVNGMGERAGNAPLESTVAVINDFMPEIEINVKEPSLYKVSKLVEAFTGYRIPANKPIVGDNVFTQTAGIHADGDTKNNLYFNDLLPERFGRKRQYALGKTSGKANIEKNLQELGLQLNPEDIKLVTQRIIALGDKKETVTKEDLPYIISDVLHSKIFEEKIIVESYILSHAKGMRPSTTLCLKMDGELIEEHAQGDGQFDAFMNALSKIYKSKNLELPKLIDYAVRIPPGSSSDALCETVITWTNNAKEFKTRGLDSDQTVAAIIATQKMLNVV; encoded by the coding sequence ATGGAGAAAAGAAAAATTGAAATAATGGACACGACGCTTCGTGATGGGGAACAAACCTCAGGAGTGTCATTTTCTGCCGCAGAAAAACTAACCATTGCACAATTATTATTAGAAGAGTTGAATGTGGACCGTATTGAAATTGCATCGGCACGAGTGAGTGAAGGCGAATTTCAAGGGGTAAAAGGAATTATGTCTTGGGCAAAAGAAAAAGGATATACAAACCGTGTTGAAGTATTAACCTTTGTTGATGGTGGTCTTTCTATAGAATGGATGAAAAAAAGTGGTGCAAAAGTTCAAAATTTATTGACAAAAGGTTCTTTAAACCACCTTACACACCAACTAAAGAAAACACCAGAACAGCATTTTTATGAAATTGCAAAAACAATTAGTCTTGCAAAAGAAAACAATATTGAAACAAACGTTTATCTTGAAGATTGGAGTAACGGCATGCGCAATTCTCCAGAATATGTATTTCAATATCTTGATTTTATTGTTACACAGCCCGTAAAAAGAGTTTTACTCCCAGATACACTAGGAGTGCTTATCCCTGAGCATACTTTTGAGTATTTATCAAAAATTACAACTAAATATCCAGGTATTCATTTTGACTTTCATGCTCATAATGATTATGACTTAAGTATTGCTAACGTAATGGAAGCGCTTAAGGCAGGAGTTCATGGTTTACACGTAACTGTAAACGGAATGGGAGAACGTGCTGGAAACGCTCCTCTTGAAAGTACCGTTGCTGTAATCAATGATTTCATGCCAGAGATCGAAATTAATGTAAAAGAACCTTCTTTATACAAAGTTAGTAAGTTGGTCGAAGCATTTACAGGATATCGAATCCCTGCTAATAAACCCATTGTAGGAGATAATGTGTTTACTCAAACAGCAGGTATTCATGCCGATGGGGACACTAAAAACAATTTGTATTTTAACGATTTATTACCAGAACGCTTTGGAAGAAAAAGGCAATATGCTTTAGGCAAGACATCTGGAAAGGCGAATATCGAAAAAAATCTTCAAGAACTTGGTTTACAACTGAATCCAGAAGATATAAAGTTAGTTACGCAAAGAATCATTGCGTTAGGAGACAAAAAAGAAACGGTAACCAAAGAAGACCTTCCTTATATTATCTCAGATGTTTTACACAGTAAAATTTTTGAAGAGAAAATTATAGTAGAATCCTATATTTTATCCCATGCCAAAGGAATGCGTCCTTCAACAACGCTATGTTTAAAAATGGATGGTGAACTAATTGAAGAGCACGCACAAGGAGACGGGCAATTTGATGCTTTTATGAATGCGTTAAGCAAAATTTACAAAAGCAAGAACTTAGAATTACCTAAATTAATAGATTATGCAGTTCGTATCCCGCCAGGAAGTAGCTCCGATGCATTATGCGAAACCGTGATCACTTGGACCAACAATGCAAAAGAATTCAAAACTAGAGGACTCGATTCAGATCAAACTGTTGCTGCCATTATTGCTACGCAAAAAATGTTGAATGTGGTATAA
- a CDS encoding M48 family metallopeptidase has translation MKPLLVKILLFSFFVIHGQTYKPYDTISFSKRKEVLKEFESRHEKKIKEIKKEFSGKISKDIVAIHTQQFEDFSKTVNNKTLYFDDKLQEYAQKIQREIVASNPSLANQNIKIYFSRSPEPNAYSIGDGTILFNLELLKYIEDEAEIGFVFCHEIAHYLLNHRDKSIQKKVLLQNTKEYLSAEKDIKRSKFNRQVKSEKIAKELIYSRKSKSRSHEFEADSLGVHYFKKTHYNNNSIIKLLDHLSVSDIEKDSLPKASYPKNFTTKNQKFIKEWTHMEDFSKYSYLKENSFKWNIDSLKTHPNCDQRIERVKKEIKGNVKDFYVDKAFFTTLKKNIYYEQVFNNYYLKNYGLSLYDALKLKEKDPKNVFLKEMITHDFEELAKAKKELKLNTYIPLINPNEHTQSQQYFLGFMTNLTQTELQQLAADYKN, from the coding sequence ATGAAGCCTCTTCTTGTTAAAATTTTATTGTTTTCGTTTTTTGTAATTCACGGACAAACTTATAAACCTTATGACACTATATCTTTTAGCAAAAGAAAAGAGGTCTTAAAAGAATTCGAAAGCAGACACGAAAAAAAAATAAAAGAAATAAAAAAGGAATTTTCTGGAAAAATAAGTAAAGACATTGTTGCAATACATACTCAACAATTTGAAGATTTTTCTAAAACAGTAAACAACAAAACCCTATATTTTGATGATAAACTACAAGAGTATGCACAAAAAATACAAAGAGAAATTGTAGCTAGCAACCCTAGTTTGGCAAACCAAAACATTAAAATTTATTTTTCTAGAAGCCCAGAACCTAATGCATACAGTATTGGCGATGGTACAATACTATTCAATCTAGAATTACTCAAATATATTGAAGATGAGGCCGAAATTGGGTTTGTTTTTTGTCATGAAATAGCACATTATTTATTAAACCATAGAGATAAAAGCATTCAAAAGAAAGTGCTTTTACAAAATACAAAAGAATATTTAAGTGCCGAAAAAGACATCAAAAGATCCAAATTCAATAGACAAGTTAAATCAGAGAAAATTGCCAAAGAACTGATTTATTCTAGGAAAAGCAAGTCTCGATCTCATGAATTTGAAGCAGACTCACTTGGCGTGCACTATTTTAAAAAAACACATTACAACAATAATTCGATTATAAAACTGCTCGACCACCTGTCTGTTTCAGACATTGAGAAGGATAGTTTGCCCAAAGCTTCTTACCCCAAAAATTTTACGACCAAAAATCAAAAATTCATCAAAGAATGGACTCATATGGAAGATTTTTCAAAATACAGTTATCTAAAAGAGAATAGCTTTAAATGGAATATTGACTCCTTAAAAACACACCCCAATTGTGACCAACGTATTGAGAGGGTTAAAAAAGAAATTAAAGGCAACGTTAAAGATTTTTATGTTGACAAAGCATTTTTTACGACTTTAAAAAAGAATATTTATTATGAGCAAGTTTTTAATAATTACTATTTAAAAAATTACGGCCTAAGTTTATATGATGCTTTAAAGTTAAAAGAGAAAGACCCAAAAAATGTTTTTTTGAAAGAAATGATTACTCATGATTTTGAAGAATTGGCAAAAGCAAAAAAGGAATTAAAATTAAATACTTACATCCCTCTGATTAATCCAAACGAACACACCCAAAGTCAGCAATACTTTTTGGGTTTTATGACAAATTTAACCCAAACAGAACTACAACAATTGGCAGCAGATTATAAAAATTAA
- a CDS encoding DUF6770 family protein, translating to MKKTILFLLLFTSLSRAQSYTVLNNTAGELERFSPIYDHETLYGYVEVRKMNVDENLKNTFKYTVLDKNFNSICVGELTDQASKSKRYLKVLDVNYANGYLLFDLVEYAKSGGQESVFLPKTYQVVDLKNNVVINKGVPINEVYYNPIYSSTYSLDKTGFLAVNGERTIKNFMVKTVPFCALSTKGEKIWEYQNPRKYEKAVNYYSLKSYTENYIVLYNFFRNGSRNEVLQANVVVLDAKTGKELVYHPLESEYTVDCEYAFTDEDKLYIGGKFLKKNKDNYPHFKESLGIFQKVIDLKTNAIIRDSYRKNESYKDIKISEDGRVSGDGFLKYQKCNLNPDGTFFVLAESFRITQTGKNYTQLYTFLMDKDFNSVKTTEYNVKSTMGYKYYFSQRIANKMGRAYFFFDKNDNSNLELNILNHYYKSKKETIQKMPLTNKESSINVFPAKEGYVGIAEYFKDPKKEGKYMEIRLEKLNFERE from the coding sequence ATGAAAAAAACGATTCTATTTTTGTTATTATTTACATCCCTTAGTCGAGCACAAAGCTATACTGTACTAAACAATACTGCTGGAGAGTTAGAAAGATTCTCCCCAATTTATGATCACGAAACGCTTTATGGTTATGTAGAAGTGCGTAAGATGAATGTTGACGAAAATTTGAAAAACACATTCAAATACACCGTTTTAGACAAAAACTTTAATTCCATTTGTGTGGGCGAACTTACAGACCAAGCTTCTAAGTCAAAACGATACCTAAAAGTCTTAGATGTTAATTATGCCAATGGATATTTGCTTTTTGATTTAGTAGAATATGCCAAGAGCGGTGGACAAGAATCTGTTTTTTTGCCAAAAACGTACCAAGTTGTTGATTTGAAAAACAATGTTGTAATCAATAAAGGAGTTCCTATTAATGAGGTGTATTATAATCCTATTTATTCATCTACTTATTCATTAGATAAAACAGGTTTTTTGGCGGTAAATGGAGAGCGCACTATTAAAAATTTCATGGTAAAAACCGTGCCTTTTTGTGCTCTTAGTACCAAAGGGGAGAAAATTTGGGAATATCAAAATCCTCGAAAGTATGAAAAAGCAGTGAATTATTATTCTCTAAAAAGTTATACTGAAAATTATATTGTGTTGTATAACTTTTTTAGAAACGGAAGTCGAAATGAAGTCTTACAAGCAAATGTTGTCGTTTTAGATGCTAAAACAGGTAAAGAATTAGTATACCACCCCCTTGAGAGTGAGTATACCGTTGACTGTGAATATGCCTTTACAGATGAAGATAAATTATATATTGGCGGGAAGTTTTTAAAAAAAAACAAAGATAATTACCCCCATTTTAAAGAGTCCTTAGGTATTTTTCAAAAAGTTATTGATTTGAAAACCAATGCCATTATTAGAGATTCATATAGAAAAAATGAATCCTATAAAGATATAAAAATTAGTGAAGACGGAAGAGTTAGTGGAGATGGCTTTTTAAAATATCAAAAATGCAATCTAAATCCTGATGGAACTTTTTTTGTCTTAGCAGAATCTTTTCGAATAACTCAAACAGGGAAGAATTACACTCAGTTATATACTTTTTTGATGGATAAGGATTTTAATTCGGTTAAAACAACAGAATATAATGTCAAATCAACAATGGGTTATAAATATTATTTTTCACAGCGAATAGCTAATAAAATGGGACGTGCTTATTTCTTCTTTGATAAAAATGACAATAGTAACCTCGAACTTAACATTCTAAATCACTATTATAAATCAAAAAAAGAAACAATTCAAAAAATGCCTTTAACCAATAAAGAGAGTAGTATTAATGTATTTCCAGCTAAAGAAGGTTATGTAGGAATTGCAGAATACTTCAAAGATCCTAAAAAAGAAGGAAAGTATATGGAAATACGTTTAGAAAAACTGAACTTTGAGCGCGAATAA
- a CDS encoding DUF6770 family protein, which yields MKKTLLILLFIVQFSFGQSYTILNQAEGRIMAFQPLYDNYDLFGYIELREMNIDENFNVTCKYTVLDKNMNRLTTGEFSLKKLNDKQYNLHVKDLNYANGVIRVDFFHRYKYSPHTMDIPISREVQVYAMFNIKTNEVISSRATNPDIIETTFKFSKKDVTTYDAFSLDSTGFLICENKRKESKKDPINQKFYAINGIDKKIWEFNGSKVVKNHFLNYAVAYYDSDYIILKGWLSKGNKKNDLHYLILDSKTGKEIYFSKIPINYTHKYNYAFVREHKAYLGGKYYKKDKNEFTDYDESLGIFQHIFDLKLNIDLVSKYVPYDQFKDISINKNGKVRGEGFIDFKRTNINPDGTFFILAESYWEKTQYRAYNQLYTFRMDKDFNPIKTSEYDVKRTRGYKYDFSQRLPDKSGRAYFFFDKNDAKDLELNIINYYFKSKKEVIQKIAINNDKSAISIFPAKEGYVGIAEYFKDPKKEGKYMEIRLEKLNFERE from the coding sequence ATGAAAAAAACTCTTTTAATATTACTCTTTATAGTTCAATTTAGTTTTGGACAATCCTATACGATCCTCAATCAGGCTGAGGGCCGAATAATGGCTTTTCAACCTCTTTATGATAATTACGATTTATTTGGCTACATCGAATTAAGGGAAATGAATATTGACGAAAATTTTAACGTAACGTGCAAGTATACTGTTTTGGATAAGAATATGAACAGATTAACTACGGGAGAATTTAGTCTAAAAAAATTAAATGATAAACAATATAATTTACATGTGAAAGATCTAAATTATGCAAATGGAGTTATTCGAGTTGATTTCTTTCACAGATACAAATATAGCCCTCACACCATGGATATACCTATTTCAAGAGAGGTCCAAGTATATGCAATGTTTAATATAAAAACAAATGAGGTAATTTCAAGTAGAGCTACTAATCCAGACATAATTGAAACTACCTTTAAATTCTCAAAAAAAGATGTTACAACATATGATGCTTTTTCATTGGATAGCACTGGATTTTTAATTTGTGAAAACAAAAGAAAGGAAAGTAAAAAAGATCCTATCAATCAAAAATTTTATGCAATAAATGGCATTGACAAAAAAATCTGGGAATTTAACGGATCAAAAGTAGTAAAAAACCATTTTTTAAATTATGCAGTAGCTTATTATGATTCGGATTATATAATTTTAAAAGGATGGTTAAGTAAGGGAAACAAAAAAAATGATTTACACTATTTAATTCTAGACTCTAAAACCGGAAAAGAAATATATTTTTCTAAAATTCCTATTAATTATACACACAAATACAACTATGCTTTCGTACGTGAACATAAAGCCTATTTAGGAGGAAAATATTATAAAAAAGATAAAAATGAATTCACTGACTACGATGAGTCTTTAGGTATTTTTCAACATATCTTTGATTTGAAATTAAACATAGACCTTGTAAGTAAATATGTGCCCTACGATCAATTTAAAGACATATCAATTAACAAAAATGGAAAAGTGAGAGGAGAAGGGTTTATAGATTTTAAACGAACAAACATCAATCCAGACGGAACTTTTTTCATACTAGCGGAATCTTACTGGGAAAAAACGCAATATCGAGCTTATAACCAATTGTATACTTTTAGAATGGACAAAGATTTTAATCCCATAAAAACCAGCGAATACGACGTAAAAAGAACTAGAGGGTACAAGTACGATTTCTCACAGCGCTTGCCTGACAAATCAGGTAGAGCTTATTTCTTTTTTGATAAAAATGATGCTAAAGACTTAGAATTAAACATAATAAATTATTACTTCAAATCTAAAAAAGAAGTAATTCAGAAAATAGCTATCAATAATGACAAAAGTGCTATTAGTATATTTCCCGCTAAAGAAGGTTATGTAGGAATTGCAGAATACTTCAAAGATCCTAAAAAAGAAGGAAAATATATGGAAATACGTTTGGAAAAACTGAACTTTGAGCGCGAATAA
- a CDS encoding DUF6770 family protein: MKKTLLILLFIVQFSFGQSYSVLNQAEGKAVAFVPIVENKELFGYVELREMNTDENLNVTFKYVILDKNMNQICTGEFVEKKLNHSTYTPEKLGLYYVVYTKGFLRFNFRIVNSTTGKSSFLTYKVLNINSNKIVSSGIYNPEIKEVSSDNAKKDKTDYFSCPLHETGFLIYGHKDEKDKRDADDYEMYAVNTNNEKIWEYKNSIPLKKEDSQIYSIHNYNSKYIVLRGDVTSKSGMRITHFVVLDIKTGKQLFYTEIPAHYTHSFEDVLIQDDRLYLMGRYFEKVKGGLYEYDKSLGIFQFVFDLKSQSIYKEKYLSYDKFLDIKMNKYGKIKGEGFLNFNDFYVNPDGSTFIISESFFQKGLNRDYTQLYTFTLDSNFDPVKTNVYDVKTSKESKFKFSQYLPNKIGRAYFFFDKTDNSNLELNIVNYYFKSKKEEISKLTYNTNKSTISIFRAKEGYVGIAEYFKDTKKDGKYMEIRLEKLNYERE; this comes from the coding sequence ATGAAAAAAACTCTTTTAATATTACTCTTTATAGTTCAATTTAGTTTTGGACAATCCTACTCTGTGTTAAATCAGGCAGAAGGAAAAGCAGTGGCTTTTGTGCCAATAGTTGAAAACAAAGAACTATTTGGTTATGTAGAATTACGGGAAATGAATACGGATGAAAACTTGAATGTAACCTTTAAGTATGTCATTTTAGACAAAAACATGAATCAAATTTGTACCGGTGAATTTGTCGAAAAAAAATTAAACCATTCAACGTATACTCCAGAAAAACTAGGTTTATACTATGTTGTTTATACTAAAGGCTTTCTCCGATTCAATTTCAGAATTGTAAATTCTACTACTGGCAAGAGTTCGTTCCTTACTTACAAGGTTTTGAATATAAATAGTAATAAAATAGTGAGTAGCGGTATTTATAATCCCGAAATAAAAGAGGTTTCATCTGATAACGCCAAAAAGGATAAAACCGATTATTTCAGTTGCCCTTTGCATGAGACAGGATTCTTGATTTATGGACATAAAGATGAAAAAGACAAAAGGGATGCAGATGATTATGAAATGTACGCCGTCAATACTAATAATGAAAAAATCTGGGAATATAAAAATTCAATACCTTTAAAAAAGGAAGATTCCCAAATTTATTCCATACATAATTATAATTCTAAATATATAGTATTGCGAGGAGACGTTACCAGTAAAAGTGGAATGAGAATTACTCATTTTGTTGTTTTAGACATCAAGACTGGCAAACAACTTTTTTACACTGAAATCCCAGCGCATTATACCCATTCTTTTGAAGATGTTTTAATACAAGATGATAGATTATATTTAATGGGAAGGTATTTTGAAAAAGTTAAAGGAGGTCTTTATGAATATGATAAATCATTGGGGATTTTTCAATTTGTTTTTGATCTTAAATCTCAATCAATATATAAAGAGAAGTATCTTTCTTATGATAAATTTCTGGACATAAAAATGAACAAATATGGAAAAATAAAAGGAGAAGGATTTTTAAATTTTAATGATTTTTATGTTAATCCAGATGGTTCAACTTTTATAATTTCAGAATCTTTTTTTCAAAAAGGTTTAAATCGAGACTATACACAGTTATATACCTTTACATTAGATAGCAATTTTGATCCAGTAAAAACCAATGTGTATGATGTTAAAACTAGCAAAGAGAGTAAGTTTAAATTCTCACAATATTTACCAAATAAAATAGGTAGGGCTTATTTCTTTTTTGACAAAACCGACAATAGTAATTTAGAGCTAAACATCGTTAATTATTATTTTAAATCTAAAAAAGAAGAAATTAGTAAGCTAACCTACAACACCAACAAAAGCACTATTTCAATTTTTCGAGCTAAAGAAGGCTATGTCGGAATTGCAGAATACTTCAAGGACACTAAAAAAGACGGAAAATACATGGAGATCCGTTTGGAAAAATTAAATTATGAAAGAGAGTAA